The following proteins are encoded in a genomic region of Magnolia sinica isolate HGM2019 chromosome 1, MsV1, whole genome shotgun sequence:
- the LOC131232996 gene encoding uncharacterized protein LOC131232996, producing the protein MDKSQHENIVRPVIKTVDRDDEDTFSFAALAVQDKPTDEQALDQGTAANTDSPADFLFANGQLLPHAFPVLSDSSRKSISKESLTSSSSKGSSTTSRSSSTSMNSRQNSNSNGSDSERVVASPTSGPVIKHVRFRSFDAAAAKHSKGQLVTGVPSGRKSTAEVSRRKKVNAMEQKDRRKRQMTKNQASGNSSAGRGIFQSFMSACRECHALEPSMQVESQKMAYGTWSQTSM; encoded by the coding sequence ATGGACAAAAGCCAGCACGAGAATATCGTCCGGCCCGTAATCAAGACCGTTGATCGCGACGACGAGGACACTTTCTCCTTCGCAGCGTTGGCCGTCCAAGACAAACCAACGGACGAACAGGCCCTCGATCAAGGGACCGCAGCGAACACAGACTCGCCGGCCGACTTCCTATTCGCCAATGGCCAGCTTCTTCCGCATGCGTTCCCCGTCCTATCGGATTCCAGCCGGAAATCGATCAGCAAAGAATCGCTGACGTCATCGTCGTCGAAAGgcagcagcaccaccagcagAAGCAGCAGCACGAGTATGAATTCACGGCAGAACAGCAATAGCAATGGGTCTGATAGCGAGAGAGTGGTGGCGAGCCCCACATCTGGCCCAGTGATAAAGCATGTACGGTTCCGATCATTCGATGCTGCTGCCGCGAAGCATTCAAAGGGGCAGTTAGTGACTGGAGTACCGTCTGGACGGAAATCAACGGCTGAGGTTTCTCGCCGGAAGAAGGTTAATGCCATGGAGCAAAAAGATCGTAGAAAGCGTCAAATGACCAAGAACCAGGCGTCAGGGAATTCGTCGGCCGGACGTGGAATTTTCCAGTCGTTCATGTCGGCATGCAGGGAATGCCACGCCCTTGAACCGTCGATGCAAGTAGAATCGCAGAAGATGGCGTACGGTACCTGGTCTCAGACATCCATGTGA